The nucleotide sequence ACGACTATATTTTATATTTTTATTTTTCTTTCCCTGCAATGCTTTTTGGCCTAAAACTTTTCATAATCAGAGTGTTTAGAACCACGCTAAGTGAGGAGAGCGCCATTGCACCTCCTGCTATAACCGGGGAAAGAGTAAATCCTGTAAATGGATAGAGAACCCCCATAGCAATAGGTATTCCGACTGAATTATAGAAGAACGCCCAAAAGAGATTTTGTTTTATTTTTTTCATAGTATAATCTGAAAGTTCTATTGCAGTTAAAACGGCACGCAAGTCATTTTTTACTAAAACTACACTCCCACTTTCTATCGCAATATCAGTGCCTTCTCCAACAGCAATTCCAACATCAGCTTTAGCAAGCGCGGGGGCATCGTTGATTCCGTCACCAACAAATGCTACCTTTGAACCAGTGGCCTGCAACCTTGATACTTCTCTTGCTTTATGTTGGGGTGGTACGCCCGCTAAGACTTTTTTGATTCCAACTGTCTTTGCTATGGCCTTCGCAGTACGTTCGTTATCGCCAGTTATCATCAAAACATCAATGCCCATTTTTTGCAAACTTGATATGGCTTGAGGGGAATGCTCTTTTATTGTGTCTGCTATTGCTATTAAACCTAATAATTTGCTATCCGAAGCTACGGCCACAACGGTTTTGCCGCTGTTTTCAAGTTTGTGCATTTCTCTTTCTGCTGCATGGCTTAGTGAGACATTTCTTTTTTTCATAAATGCAGCATTGCCAACGATTATTTCGTGATTCCCAATTTTTGTTGATATGCCATATCCGGGTATTACTTTAAATGATGATGTCTTGAGTAAGTTGATTTTAAGTTTCTTTGCTTTGTTTATTATAGCTTCTCCAAGATGGTGCTCTGATTTCTTTTCGGCGGAAGCTGCGATAAGTAAAAGTTTTTTGCTTGTTATGCCGAAGGGAATTATATCAGTAACTTCTGCCTTACCTTTAGTTATTGTTCCTGTCTTATCGAGAACTATTTTTTTGATCTTATGCATTAACTCAAGACTCTCTGCGTTTTTGAAAAGTATTCCGTATTCGGCCCCTTTGCCGGTCCCCATCATCACCGCAGTTGGAGTTGCAAGGCCCATAGCACATGGACAGGCAATTATCAGCGTAGAAACAAAGATTGTAAGTGAGAAGACAAGTTTTTCTTTTGCAACAAAAAACCAGTATGAAAAGGACACGAGTGAGAGGATAAGGACGGCCCAAACAAAATTTCCTGCAACAATATCAACAAGTTTTTGAATGGGGGCTTTTGAGCCTTGTGCCTCCTCAACTAGTTTTATTATTTGCGCCAACAGCGTATCTGAGCCTACCTTAGTGGCTCTAAATTTAATAAACCCTGTTTTATTTATTGTGCCGCCTATAACAATACTTCCTTTCTTTTTGTGGATGGGCATGCTCTCTCCAGTCACCATGCTTTCATCAATGCTCGAAGAACCATCAATTACGACTCCATCAACAGGAATCTTGCCTCCTGGCTTCACTAGGATTATGTCGCCGGGTATGACACTACTAATGGGGACTTCTATTTCTTTTCCATTTCTAATTATGGTAGCCGTCTTTGGTTGTAAACCTATTAGCCGTTTTATTGCCTCAGAAGTCCTGCCTTTTGCTATGGATTCTAGATATTTACCGACAACTATAAATGAAAGTAGAAGAGCGGCAGTTTCAAAATATACTTCACCTTCAATAAGCCCAATCGTTACTACGGCACTATAAAGATAAGCAGTACCTACTCCGATTGCCACAAGACTTTCCATTCCTGGCATTCGATTTATAAGAGAACGAATTCCTCTTACAAAAAAATCTCTGTTTAGATATAGTACCGGAGTAGAAAATAGAAATTGGAGTATTGCAGAGTTTTCAGATATTAGCGGCGGATATTCTAAAAGGATGATTCCTTTGACCATCTCTGGGAGGCCGAGTATTAGGGTTGGAAGTGAAAGGGTAAAGGAGTATATTACCCTTAACCTAAGCTCTGCTATTTCTCGTTCACGCTGAATTTTTTCTTTGTCGCGGGCTTCCGAACCATAAAGAAGGGAGGAGGTACCGCTATCCTCACTTTTGTGTTGGCTTTCGTCTATTTCAGCCTTGTACCCAAGAAGGTCAATAGTTTTTTTGAAATCGTCAGGACTAGTTTTCTTCTCATCGAATTCAACTATTGCATTATTAGTAGCAAAATTTACAACAGCCGCTTTCACGCCATCAATTTTTTTGAGTCTTTTTTCAATGTTTGTGGCGCACGAAGCACAGTGCATCCCTAAAATGTAGAATTTTATTTTTTTCATCTAATCCCTCCGTCTCTATATGTATGTAAGCGGTCCTTTTGGTCCGGCTATCATTATGATGGAAGCAGCCAGAAAAAGAGATGCAGAAAAGTAGAAGAAGTCAGAAAGCCCTGAGTTATGATGCTCCTTCTTTGCAGCACCCACTTCTCGATACATCATATAACTTAAACCAAATATTACAATAACACATAGTGAGAAGAAGATATAAAGAAATGGCAGAAGGTTATCAGAGAAGAGCATAATTGAGGTCATTGCACCCATTGGTCCTGACATCATTCCCGCCATTATTCCCTCCATCGCCCCCATAACTCCACAAAAACGCCCTAAATTGACGCCTAACCCTATCCCTATAGTCATCCCAACTAGTGAACCTATAAACATACCGTTTGTTGCACCTACGAGAAGGCCGAACATTGAACCGCAAACCATACCCATTGTCATTCCTATCATCATACCATTTGTGCAGGACAAACCTTTGCGATAGCATGACATATGGTAATAAGCGAATGCAGTAGAGATTGATGCGAAGATAGCAAGCAGAAGAAAAGGGAGATAGGCTGAATCGAACATCCCTCCAAAGTATCCCAAAGCACCTAAAAAGATAAGTGTTAGTAATGAAACGAGAGCATTAATAAGGAGTCTGCGTTCGACTTCTAAAGAAGCATCCCTACCATCAACAAGACGCATGCAATAATCTTTTACAAACGCCCAGTTGCCGCGAGTCACAAAAGATTCTTTATTAGTCTCAATAAAGCCTTTTAGCGCAAGAGCTTCTTTCAATGATGAAAAGTCATTTTCGCTTGAGTAGAAAACAACTATGCCGGAGTCGTAATCTATGCTCTTTAGTTCTGCATTATGGTCCCGTGCAATTTTCTCTAAAAGTTTCTCGCAACTGCTGCACGAAAGGCCGGTTAAATGCAAAGTTAAATCAGGCATAGGATCACTTTTTGAGTAATGGAATTTTAGCTACAGTATAGCCTTCTTTTTCTATTGCGACTATTGCTGACTCAATAGCATCTTTACTTTTGGCATCAAATCTTATCTCACCTTTTTTGGAATCTACGCTGATGTTTGATATCCCTCCTATTTCTGAGAGAGCGTCTTGAAGAAGAAGTTCGCAAGAGCGGCAGTGAAGCCCAACTACTTTCAAAACTTCAGTCATTTTTTCATCACCTCGCAGTTGCTGCATTGCCTTTTTAGGAGAAAGTGGATGGAGAGCGCAAGAAAGACTATGCTAATTAATCCTAAGGATAGGTTAAAACCAGAGATAAACGCTGCGGCAGAACCCAGGCCTGCCCACATTAGAAGGGGGGGATAACAGAAAGGGCATGATGTTGTAAAGAATGCTAAAGTGCTACCAATAACAGACAGTTTTAGTGGAAGAGTATGTTTCTCTTTGTTAGAGTGGTTGTAGAAGAGGAGAGTAGCATTAAGAGAAATGAGAAGAGAAATGCAAAATATTATGAGCAATAGCAATGGGTCTGTAAAGGGATTTATCTGCAGTGGTAAAGGAACTATAAAGTTGGAAGTTATTGAGAGTATAATAAAAAATATGAGAAAGAGGAGACTAAACAAGAGAGTATATTCTCTTTTTGATAGTATGTTCCGTAGGTATAGGATAGAATGTGATGCGCTCATACGACCACTAGTTTGCCTCCCCTAAACATTCTCATGCCGCAATTGTACTCGAAGGTACCTTCTCTGTTTGGAATAAAATCGACTATCTGTTCCTCACCGCTTTTTGAAATTGCACGGACGTTTAAACCATATATGACGAGCTGTCTTCCACAACCTGCATTCTTATCGGCTGAGAAATGCAGCCTGACCGGTACTCCCTTTTTTACTTCTATTCTGTCTTTGTCATATCTCCCTGTCGAAAGCGCCCTAATATAGATATCCTGTACTTCTTTATTACCGGATGTTCCAGTAACATAAGAGGAGGGAGAGGTGTTTGATGAGGGAGAGCGGATAGTGTTTAGAGTTGTAAGGGATGCATCAAGAGGACATGCTCCAACATTCCCACTTTCGCATGATGGTTGCGACGAAGATGACAGGATACCGGCAACAAGATAAATCAGAAGAAGGATTGCAAGGGACGAAGCTAGTATAAAGGGGAAGGTATTCATTTGTGCATTTATTTGAGCGGTTTTTGCCATTTGATTATTTAGTTGAGTAGTTGCTTTGTTTTCTGAGGCTTTTTCATTTCTTGTCTCTTGATCGCAGCCACAACCAAAAGAGCTCCTGGGAATCTCGTTTGGTTCTTCTTGTGGTGTATTGCTTTGGTTTACAATGGGTTCAATATGGACCACCTCTATGTTAAATTTATTAAATTTAATTGCTGTTAGATGTATCATTTGACTGAAACAATATAAATTAGATAATGAAACAATGTTTTTAATGTAGGTTGTAGTGTGAAAATATGGAAAACATAAATAAAGTAATAGCTGGGATTTTAGTTACGGCATTCTTTATTTTTCTTATTACGGCGCTTTCCTTTGTTTATGTAGCATCAATCGAAGGTGCGGAGATACCAAGTCTTTTTCAGCCGTTTCTCCAGTATCATGTTGAGTTCATGATAATTATGGGGCTTGTGGGTTTCGTTGCTGGGATTGTTATTTATAATAATCTTATATCGACCATTCAGAGGCAAAAAAAGACAAATGTTGGGATAGTGATGAAGTTCCTTGAAGACAAAGAAAGGGAGATTTTGGAGCTGCTCTTAAAGAGAGACGGGATGACAACACAGAGTGAAATTTCAAGACTCCCTGGAATGAACAGATTAAAGGCTCACCGCATCGTAAAGAAACTTGAAAAAAGAGGAATAATATACATAGAAAAAAACGGAAAAGTGAATATGGTTCGCCTTATAGACGAACTGAAAGAAAAATGAAAAGAAAAAGTTATCCTATGACTTCTCCAATTGCAAAGCTGGAACGAAGCTCCTTTATCTTTATCTTCACATTGTCGCCTTCCTTCGTATTCGGCACAAAGATTACAAAGCCGTCTTTCTTTGCTATTCCGTCTCCTTTTGCTGCTTTGGCCTCTATAGTGACATCAAGCTCATCGTTTACCTTGACGGGTTTGGGGCCAAAATCTCGTATGCCTCGCCTACCAAATCTACTATCTTCTCCCTCTGAACCTTTCATCCTCACTACCTCCTTTGTCAGATTTTGCGTTGGTTGGTTATGGAAGAGGTTATTTAAAAATGATGGTATGAATAAAACTATGAAAGGGAGAAGCTTCGGGTGGATTAGTTCATTTTTAGTTTTTATTTTTTTAGTCTGTTTTTCTTTTGGCTATGAGCCAACTTCCTTTTCTTTTGTCGTGGGAGGAGTAGTAAATGTAAATTCAACATTTTTTTTAGATATTGTCGCAAATAACAGCAACTATGTAGGAGGTTGTTCTGATAGAGTGAACGCCAACAGTAGCCGTGTCCTTGTCAATTCAAGTGGAAATTTTATTGCGCTTTCGGATTATAACATTTCAGAACGCTATAATGCTAGCGGAATTAGCGGGACTGCCCGCCTACAGATTAAGATTTCTGCATTGGGTATTTACAATATAAGCTTGAATACGACAGGATGTGAAAACGTCTCACCATATACCAGCACAACCATCTCTCTCTATGGAGGCAGATTTTTTGGCTATGTTTGGAATGGGAGTATAGGAAATCCATTTTTGGGAGCGGAAGTAAAATTATCTGGAAACTATGGAAATGAAACTGCATTTACGGATTCAGATGGATATTACCAGTTTTTTGATGTAGTACCCTCTAATGGATATATGATATCAGCAAATGCAAGCGGGTATGAATCAAACCAGAGCTGGAATCTTACTCTAGTTGAAAACGAAAGCAAGAGCATAAATTTTACACTAAAAAGAATTAGTGGAGAAGATGTGACAAATGGTTCTCTTTTTGGTTTTGTACTAAATTCAAGCAGCGGTTATGGAATAGGCGGTGCAAATCTCAAAATGGATAACTCGACTCTAAACATAACACTAAAAACCAATACTTCACAGAATGGAAGCTACTCCTTTTTCAATATGATGCCTGGATTATATCTGCTTTCGGTCACTGCTACAGAATTTGAGGGCCACTCTAGAATTGTGTTAATTGTAGGGGGTTATAATTATCTCAATATAACACTCAACGAAAGCAAAGGTGGAAGAATTTTTGGTTATGTAAGAAATGTAAGCAACAATGCAAGTGTTCCAGATGCACTAATAAGGATATCAAAAAACAGATATTTAGTAACTAAAAATACAGGTAGCAACGGGTATTATTATTTTGATAATCTTACTGCCGGCAACTACACCTTGCTTGTAAATGCTACAAAGTTTATATCACGCACGTTATACTTTGAATTAAAAAATTCTTCAAGCGCTGTAGAGCTTAACATTTCATTATTTACAATTAGTCTTTCAAACTTATCAAACGGAGTTTCATGTGAAAATGATGATCAGTGTGCAAGCGGAAATTGTTGCAATAGAGTATGTACTGCTCTGGATTGCAATGTAAGCGCAGGGGGAACTTGTAGAGAAAGTGTTGAGTGCGAAGCTGGGCTTTCCTGCTGTTACGGAACCTGCCAATTGCCTCCGTGTATTCAGCTCAATGTTCCTGAAGGAGGTGCATGTAACAAAACTTATCAGTGCATAAGAGGACTTGTGTGTTGTGGGGGCTTTTGCAAAAGCGGCGAGTGCGTAGAGGACGTTGAAGTTGAGGTTGAAAAAACAGAAGTAATAGTGCTTGGGTTCGAAAGAATAGGTGTCAAGAGAAAAGTAATCTCAAATAAGAGCATGCAAAGAAGTGAAGTCTCTCTTAATATTATAAATATAGAAGAAGAAGCGATTTATAATGTAGAGCTTTGGGAGACCGTCCCGTCAAATGTTGCTGGAGTGGGTATTAGTGAAATAGAGCCAAAGGAGCATTACATACTTAATGGAAGCGGCGGAAGCAAGATCATTATATGGAGATTTTCTGTCCTTGAGCCTCAAAAAGAGATAAGTATACGATACAAAATAAACAAATTTGTTGATGATGCAAGCGGCTTTTCTTCTTTTGGGAAGAGATATGAAACAGTGACTCCTGAAAAGATTAAGATTGCAAGGCTAATTGCGCCAGCAAGGATAAATGTGGGAAAACAAGTTACACTCGCACTGAAGGACATTGATGGTACGCCTATCCCTAATGTTGGGATTATAATTTCTGCACCAAACGGACAGAATATGATACTCATCTCAAATGACGATGGAATGGTGAAATATGTAGCGAGCATAGAAGGCGAGTATACGTATTCGGTTGAAGGATGGCAACTTATAGAATCTGTAAGAAAAACGATGTCTGTAAAGGAATACGTTGAACATATAAATATAAGTTCAGGGATAAAGGTTGGTCAGATACAGCTAAACGCAAGCGAGATTTTTTCGTTTGGACTCGCTGGATTAGTGTTAGTTTTTATAGCTGCAGGTATTGTTCTTGTTTTGATTATTCTGTTTTATTATATTTATTTGAAAAAAAAGTGAAGAATACTTTTTTTCCTATTTCATTTGTAACAAAATAAACAAGAACCAAAAAAAGTATAATTAAAAGAAGCGTAGGGTTTGGAGGGGAAAACCTGAAAATTTCGGCTGTTATTGGCGTATAGATGAAAGCAAACGTAAGAATTATTGCAAAAAGCGAAGTGATGATCAATGAAAGGGAAGGTTGGCTTTTCCAGGCAGGGAGTGTTGTGCGGAGGGAGAAGATTATCGTTATCTCTGTGAGAATGGAGAGTAAGAACCAAGACGTTCTGAACTGTGATACTGGGGTATTAAGGAAAAGCAACATGAGAAGAATTAAGAGAACATCAAAAAATGAGCTAATGAGCCCAAAAAAGAGCATAAAGCGAAAAATCAATGAGTTATCCCATCTTTGAGGTTTTTTAGTGTATGATGAATCAACATTGTCTGTAGATATTGCAAACATTGGAACGTCGGATATGAGATTTGTAAGAAGTATTTGTGAAGGGAGTAAAGGGATGAAAGGAAGAATGACTGACGAAAGGCTAACGGTCAGCATATTTCCAAGATTTGCGCTAACCGTATAACGGACATATTTGAAAATGTTTCCAAAGATTTTTCTTCCCTCTTCAACGCCTTCTGAGATTATATCCAAACTTTTTTGTAGGAGGATTATATGAGATGCCCCCTTTGCTACGTCTGCTGCGGTATCAACGGATATACCAACATCAGCTGCCCGGAGAGCAGGAGCGTCATTTATTCCGTCGCCCAAAAAACCAACAACATGTCCGTTGGAGCGCAAAGCCTCAACAATTTTTAGTTTCTGATCAGGGGTAACGCGTGCAAAAACGTCATATTTTTCCACAGCCTCCAAGAGTTCTTTTTCGCTCATCTCTGAAATTTCGCTTCCAAGGATTATTCTGTTGTCTTTTAGTGGAAGACCAATGTCATTGCATAGTTTTCTCGTGACATTTGGGTCGTCACCTGTGAGAATCTTCACTTGGATGTTGAGTTGATTTAAGCGTTTTATCGCATGTGAAGCAGTCGCTTTTGGGGGATTTGAAAAAAGAACAAAGCCTATGAATATGAGGTTCTTTTCGTCGTGAAGGGAATAATCGGATTTGGACTCTATCTCGCTATATGCAACTCCTATTGTACTTAACCCATCTTTTGTATATTGAGAGATTGCGTTCAATACCTCCTCTTTTTTCTTCTCAACTGGGAGGACAGTTGACTTCATCTTGATTCTTGAACAGACGTCTAAGACGGATTCCGGCGCTCCTTTTGTTATTATATATTTCTTTGCTCCCTCTTTGACTATCACCGACATTCTTTTTCTTTTGAAATCAAAAGGAATCTCATAGAGCTTTTCAAATCTGGATATATCTGCACCGGCCTTTTTTCCTTCCTTTTTTATTGCAATATCTATTGGGTTTCCACGAATTCTTGTTGAACCAACCGCTGAGTTACAGAGAAGAGCGTATTCAAAGACATCATGATTGTCTTGCATATCAAGGTCAACATACTTGAAGAAGCGAAGTCCCTCTTCAGTAAGAGTCCCTGTTTTATCAGTACAAAGAACATCCATGTTTCCTAAATCTTCTATTGCTGCCAGCTTTTTTGTAACAACCTTATTTTTTGCAAGTTTTAGGCTACCTACTGAAAGCGCTATAGTAATTATTGCTGGAAGCGCTTCTGGAGTTATGCCAACAGCTAAGGCAAGCGCAAAGAGGGCTGAGTCAAGAAGAGGATTTTTCTCTCCATGACCTGCCAAATAGTTTGTAATAAATACAAAAAGAGTGATTGCAGCCATTAACTTCATAAGCATAAATCCAAACTTTCTTACACTAATCTGAAAATCGGATTCGGGCACACGCGAAGAAAAGACTGCAGTAGTCTTCCCAAAAAACGTATTATTACCAGTGAATACAACTACGCCTATGGCATAGCCTTCAAGGATCGTTGTTCCCATAAAGAGTCCATTTGATATTTCTTGAGGAGTGTTTGATGATGGGGGGGAGGGACGGACGTTTTTTTCAACCGGTCTTGATTCTCCAGTTAAGATACTTTGGTCTACAATAATGCCTGACCTTGACTCCAAAATACGCAAGTCAGCTGGGACTATGTCTCCAAGACCGACAGAGACGACATCGCCAGGGACAAGCTCGGAGGAGGATATTTGGAACTTCTTACCTCCTCTTATTACGGTAGCTTTATAGCTGTAATATTTTTTGAGTTCGGACAAAACCTTTTCTGCTTTGTATTCTTGAAAGAAGCCAAAAACGACGCTTGCAAGGATAAGTAAAAAAATCACAAGAGAATCAAGTAGGTCTCCAAGGAAGATAGATATGAGGCACCCAAAAAGAAGTATTAGAATGGGGGGAGTCTTTAGTTGAGATAGCAGGATTTCTTGGCTGTTGCGTCTATCTTTGTCAGGAATTATGTTTGGTCCGTATTTTTCCAGTCTATTTTTTGCTTCTTTTTCGGAAAGACCGTATGGGGAGCTTGCAAGCTCAGCTAATAGAGCATTCGCCTCTAAAGACCATATGGTTGAGTTCACAGAGATGGATGTTATAAAAAAGGTTAAAAATATATTTGAGTAAGAGTGCTTGAAAATAATTTAAATATAGGATGGCATTATTTTTATCAAGCTGAGGTCGCATAGCCTGGTTAGTGCGCTGGATTGCTAATCCAGTGTCGAAAGACGCGCAGGTTCAAAGCAAAAAAATGTATCAAGCTTCGTGGGGAAAATCCTGCCCTCAGCGTTTTTTATTGTTTTTATAGTTTCTACTTTCTTCGGAAATTAGGAGAGTATTGAGAAGGATTAGAGAATGGGAGGGTCCGGTATTGCCGAACGCACAAGTAGGGGTTGTTTGGGCCCGTGCTCCGCCTTGGCTCCTCCAAGCACAAATACAAAAATCTTAGGGCTGCTCCTTCCGGCCTGACCCGGTTCGATTTTTGCTTCGCCCTGCAGGTCAAGACATCTACGCACTAGAGCCCAAGCCGCCTGACTTGGGCGAAAGCGACGCAACCGGATTTTCGGTCCTGCCTTGAGGGGACATGCAGTTACAAGGGACCCCTAGCCCCCCGACCTATCCCATAAATTTAGGGATTATTTCATTTATAAGATTTCGTTATTATGGCTTTTTCAAATAAACAAAAACAGGATTACCCAAAAAGTTATATATAAGAGGTGATTAAGGATGTTTAGGCGTTGATAGGAAGGGTGATGGGAATGCAGGCTGATGAGGGAGAGGGGTTTAAAGGGCAGGACAAAGTGTATGTAGAAAATGAAAACATCGGCCCAAAGATAATGGTAGTTGGTGTGGGTGGAGCAGGTTGCAATACAATAAATAGAATAATTAGAGGAGGGGGAGGAGCATACGCTGAGCTTCTTGCTATAAATACCGATAAGGTCCATTTGTCTACAGTCTCAAACGAAGCAAAGAGAATACTTATAGGAAAGGGAGTAACTAAGGGACTTGGTGCAGGAGGGTTTCCTGAAATAGGAAAGAAATGCGCAATGGTAGCAAAAAAAGAGCTTGAGAACATACTTCAAGGTGTTGATCTCCTTTTCATTACTGCAGGAATGGGAGGCGGCACAGGAACTGGTGCAGCACCAGTAATTGCTCAAATAGCAAAGGAAGCTGGCGCTATCGTTGTCTCAATGGTTACTTATCCATTTAATCTGGAGCGATCAAGATTGAAAATAGCGCAAGAAGGAGTAGATGAACTTTGCAAGAGTTCAGATACGTTAGTCTTGATAGATAACAATAGATTATTGAATTATGCCCCGAATATCCCGATTGAGAAGGCTTTTGAACTTGTAGACGAGATTACTTCAAAAGCAGTTAAAGGGATTGTAGAGACGATATCTGTGCCTTCACTTATAAATCTGGATTTTGCTGACGTCAGGTCAGTGATGAATGAAGGCGGAGTTTCTATGATTGCTGTTGGTGAGGCTTCGGGAGTGGATAGAGTAAATACAATTGCAGAAAACACTCTAAAGCATAGATTACTAGATGTTGATTATGAAGGCGCTAAGGGGGTGCTGCTTCACATAACTGGTGGACAGGACCTTACTCTTGGTGATGCAACAGCTGTTGGAGAGAGGTTTACTGAGATGGTTGACAAAAGTGCCAATGTAACTTTGGGAGCAAGAATTGACCCCGCAATGCGAGATAGAATTGAAGTAATCGCAATCTTTACCGGAGTAAAATCAGAAAGCCTGATGGGTAAAAAGAACGACGAAGGAGAAGGAAGAATCGAAGATCTGTTATTTTAGAAGTCCAGATAAGAGTGTAAGGAGCTAGCTTTCCGTTTATCTGGGCATTTTTATTTGGGAAGGAAGAGCTTTTAGTGATTTCCCGAGCCGATGAATTCTTGGAGTGCTACTGTTCCGTAGGCTCCCTTTTGTAGTGAGAACCTGAAGAGTCCACTCTCTCTTACAAATGAGAAGTCCACCATAGGCGCAAGAGCAGACCTATAAGCGCCTTTTACTGAAAGAGCTGGGAACTTTTTAATTTTGAAAAGTGAGAGAGTTATTCCTTCCTCTTCTAAAAGCTTCTTTTCTATCTCAGTTAGTTCGCTTTCTTTTGTTTCGTATCCTAGCAGTTTGCAGACCAAAAAAGAGTTATTCTGCGACCCATCTTTTTTG is from Candidatus Anstonellales archaeon and encodes:
- a CDS encoding heavy metal translocating P-type ATPase, which gives rise to MKKIKFYILGMHCASCATNIEKRLKKIDGVKAAVVNFATNNAIVEFDEKKTSPDDFKKTIDLLGYKAEIDESQHKSEDSGTSSLLYGSEARDKEKIQREREIAELRLRVIYSFTLSLPTLILGLPEMVKGIILLEYPPLISENSAILQFLFSTPVLYLNRDFFVRGIRSLINRMPGMESLVAIGVGTAYLYSAVVTIGLIEGEVYFETAALLLSFIVVGKYLESIAKGRTSEAIKRLIGLQPKTATIIRNGKEIEVPISSVIPGDIILVKPGGKIPVDGVVIDGSSSIDESMVTGESMPIHKKKGSIVIGGTINKTGFIKFRATKVGSDTLLAQIIKLVEEAQGSKAPIQKLVDIVAGNFVWAVLILSLVSFSYWFFVAKEKLVFSLTIFVSTLIIACPCAMGLATPTAVMMGTGKGAEYGILFKNAESLELMHKIKKIVLDKTGTITKGKAEVTDIIPFGITSKKLLLIAASAEKKSEHHLGEAIINKAKKLKINLLKTSSFKVIPGYGISTKIGNHEIIVGNAAFMKKRNVSLSHAAEREMHKLENSGKTVVAVASDSKLLGLIAIADTIKEHSPQAISSLQKMGIDVLMITGDNERTAKAIAKTVGIKKVLAGVPPQHKAREVSRLQATGSKVAFVGDGINDAPALAKADVGIAVGEGTDIAIESGSVVLVKNDLRAVLTAIELSDYTMKKIKQNLFWAFFYNSVGIPIAMGVLYPFTGFTLSPVIAGGAMALSSLSVVLNTLIMKSFRPKSIAGKEK
- a CDS encoding heavy metal-associated domain-containing protein codes for the protein MTEVLKVVGLHCRSCELLLQDALSEIGGISNISVDSKKGEIRFDAKSKDAIESAIVAIEKEGYTVAKIPLLKK
- a CDS encoding cupredoxin domain-containing protein; translated protein: MIHLTAIKFNKFNIEVVHIEPIVNQSNTPQEEPNEIPRSSFGCGCDQETRNEKASENKATTQLNNQMAKTAQINAQMNTFPFILASSLAILLLIYLVAGILSSSSQPSCESGNVGACPLDASLTTLNTIRSPSSNTSPSSYVTGTSGNKEVQDIYIRALSTGRYDKDRIEVKKGVPVRLHFSADKNAGCGRQLVIYGLNVRAISKSGEEQIVDFIPNREGTFEYNCGMRMFRGGKLVVV
- a CDS encoding winged helix-turn-helix transcriptional regulator; this encodes MENINKVIAGILVTAFFIFLITALSFVYVASIEGAEIPSLFQPFLQYHVEFMIIMGLVGFVAGIVIYNNLISTIQRQKKTNVGIVMKFLEDKEREILELLLKRDGMTTQSEISRLPGMNRLKAHRIVKKLEKRGIIYIEKNGKVNMVRLIDELKEK
- a CDS encoding TRAM domain-containing protein; this translates as MKGSEGEDSRFGRRGIRDFGPKPVKVNDELDVTIEAKAAKGDGIAKKDGFVIFVPNTKEGDNVKIKIKELRSSFAIGEVIG
- a CDS encoding carboxypeptidase regulatory-like domain-containing protein, which codes for MKGRSFGWISSFLVFIFLVCFSFGYEPTSFSFVVGGVVNVNSTFFLDIVANNSNYVGGCSDRVNANSSRVLVNSSGNFIALSDYNISERYNASGISGTARLQIKISALGIYNISLNTTGCENVSPYTSTTISLYGGRFFGYVWNGSIGNPFLGAEVKLSGNYGNETAFTDSDGYYQFFDVVPSNGYMISANASGYESNQSWNLTLVENESKSINFTLKRISGEDVTNGSLFGFVLNSSSGYGIGGANLKMDNSTLNITLKTNTSQNGSYSFFNMMPGLYLLSVTATEFEGHSRIVLIVGGYNYLNITLNESKGGRIFGYVRNVSNNASVPDALIRISKNRYLVTKNTGSNGYYYFDNLTAGNYTLLVNATKFISRTLYFELKNSSSAVELNISLFTISLSNLSNGVSCENDDQCASGNCCNRVCTALDCNVSAGGTCRESVECEAGLSCCYGTCQLPPCIQLNVPEGGACNKTYQCIRGLVCCGGFCKSGECVEDVEVEVEKTEVIVLGFERIGVKRKVISNKSMQRSEVSLNIINIEEEAIYNVELWETVPSNVAGVGISEIEPKEHYILNGSGGSKIIIWRFSVLEPQKEISIRYKINKFVDDASGFSSFGKRYETVTPEKIKIARLIAPARINVGKQVTLALKDIDGTPIPNVGIIISAPNGQNMILISNDDGMVKYVASIEGEYTYSVEGWQLIESVRKTMSVKEYVEHINISSGIKVGQIQLNASEIFSFGLAGLVLVFIAAGIVLVLIILFYYIYLKKK
- the mgtA gene encoding magnesium-translocating P-type ATPase, encoding MNSTIWSLEANALLAELASSPYGLSEKEAKNRLEKYGPNIIPDKDRRNSQEILLSQLKTPPILILLFGCLISIFLGDLLDSLVIFLLILASVVFGFFQEYKAEKVLSELKKYYSYKATVIRGGKKFQISSSELVPGDVVSVGLGDIVPADLRILESRSGIIVDQSILTGESRPVEKNVRPSPPSSNTPQEISNGLFMGTTILEGYAIGVVVFTGNNTFFGKTTAVFSSRVPESDFQISVRKFGFMLMKLMAAITLFVFITNYLAGHGEKNPLLDSALFALALAVGITPEALPAIITIALSVGSLKLAKNKVVTKKLAAIEDLGNMDVLCTDKTGTLTEEGLRFFKYVDLDMQDNHDVFEYALLCNSAVGSTRIRGNPIDIAIKKEGKKAGADISRFEKLYEIPFDFKRKRMSVIVKEGAKKYIITKGAPESVLDVCSRIKMKSTVLPVEKKKEEVLNAISQYTKDGLSTIGVAYSEIESKSDYSLHDEKNLIFIGFVLFSNPPKATASHAIKRLNQLNIQVKILTGDDPNVTRKLCNDIGLPLKDNRIILGSEISEMSEKELLEAVEKYDVFARVTPDQKLKIVEALRSNGHVVGFLGDGINDAPALRAADVGISVDTAADVAKGASHIILLQKSLDIISEGVEEGRKIFGNIFKYVRYTVSANLGNMLTVSLSSVILPFIPLLPSQILLTNLISDVPMFAISTDNVDSSYTKKPQRWDNSLIFRFMLFFGLISSFFDVLLILLMLLFLNTPVSQFRTSWFLLSILTEITIIFSLRTTLPAWKSQPSLSLIITSLFAIILTFAFIYTPITAEIFRFSPPNPTLLLIILFLVLVYFVTNEIGKKVFFTFFSNKYNKTE